Below is a genomic region from Schistocerca americana isolate TAMUIC-IGC-003095 chromosome 1, iqSchAmer2.1, whole genome shotgun sequence.
gcgtcatttatgttggtggCCGAGTTtagttcgttctgcgcatctaacgtcacaaaacacagtcagccaatgaacagagaacgacatagccacatctcaactgcagtgcagagcatggacgagtgtcttcagtttcagaaacgttcagtcagaaataaagtaatagaacaaaagcaatgtcttgatagcagacattctttataccaattgcttcatattatattaattaactaaaccaaacaagcaataagactcctaattcaggcgattgcaaggaaaggtgtttgtatcactctcacgaaccgctttttcgcaataaagaacagcggtaattgtttatttcctattgtacttcgacgaagcgtgagtaattcgtagtcataccaacagtgtttgtcagtattttgcatgacGTGTTATACTCCTCATGGCGTGAGGTAATTAGaagaggtgcgttagcgtaacagttaaggtgttgggctgctacgcgaaaggttatgagttcaaaccttattCGATGCTTAatactttcattatttaaaaacaatatcgatgtgccttacttcacgaattatattcgtttgaatgcaattttttgaaatttctagtgctttgtctcttcattaaccctttcgctgctgcagacacgtgctcgccgcattttgtcatcactgcactgctcgcctgtgcagacacatggtgttcccactgctttgacacacttatcattcgatttcacaaaaactattcggcccaaaaatttgatttttacacgtcttcttgactgataccttccccgcataaatgacttaattttgtttcgatgttcaacgcagttataatgcagcattaaatgtagtaaaccattgcacgaaattttgaagaatttgagaggtagaagtccatagcgtatactttccgtatggtcgattttagttgccacgttGTTGAGAATGaattgtggacaagatacctaaatttcatataaaatttactgtataacaatatctcatttaatttaagtacgacataggtgtcgtatgtaatattgagaaatattccgtctttcgcgactgtaataaaagtattatttacactggatgcgtttggctttattttaaagcacttcaatcaaggaaaggtatgacacatacacaatggtactcttgttctctttcttgtttttgttccacagtcgcagttttaccaatggtttcgaaatatattcctcttctgcaactgtaataaggggcttatttagaccagacgcgtttctctcttttgaagcatcttcagtggacagtactttgtctcctccattgccaagtcacctttcgtagttttgtgctgcggtaacacaatattcaacgtttgtgttgacagatcagtgttttagcaaataaatgatgtttgtgtgtgccacacacaaaaattatatttgacgtagctcagagcacttcactgatagacggtatattcaagtcctaatgtttttgtaagtccacagttttgtttaatgtattttgtctacttccttttgattgattgaagtgctttaaaataaagccaaacgtgctcagtgtaaataaaacttttgttacagtcgcgaaagacggaatatttctcagtattacatacgacacctatgtggtacttaaatgagctattgttatacagtaaattttatatgaaatttaggtatcttgtccacatttcattgtcaacattgtggcaactaaaatcgaccatacggaaagtatactctatgattttttacctctgcaaactcttcaaaatttcgtgcaatggtttactatatttaatgctgcataataactgcgtcgaacatcgaaacaaaattaagtcatttatggggggaaggtatcagtcaagaagatgtgtaaaaatctaatttttgggccaaattgtttttgtggaatcgattgataagagtgtcaaagcagtcagaacacgatgtgtctgcacaggcgagcagtgcagtgacaaaatcgcgcacagcgcggaatgcagggagaaCGTctttgcagcagcgaaagggttaatgcggccgtggtggctttacttcatgaactgcgcgctcccccctaaacgtaagcttgccaactatgctatactatggcgctgcttctattggcgcgtgcgtagtgtgcaactggcaacgcagcagtctcccgtgtctgggcgggcatgcgcgagccgccaagataaaagaattgaactacagtggcaatagatggattattgtttgcactgattatccgacacgctatgccattacaaaagccgtgaaaacagctgaagcatccgGGGTagacaaattcatcgtggaagacattgtattaaaacatggtgccccaaggtcgttaattactaatcgagggaaagtttttcaatcgcatcttgtgacagagataaaccgtcggtgcaacattactcatcacgtgacgactgcctaccatctgcaaactaatgggcttactgaacgccttaagaAGACCTTGGACGACATGCTATGAATGTTCGTCAATGttaagcagagcaactgggatgaggtgctacctctcgtgacgtttgcctacaacaccgccaaacaagacaccacaggatttacgccatttttcctatTACATGGGCGTGAGGAGACttcgacgatggacactgtgtttgcgttacatcctgatgacgtggacgacgacgactacatcagccaggtgttaaccagagctgaggaagctcagcagttagcttGGCTCCACTttctgcaggctcaagaaaacaatcgACGGAAGTATGACGCAAACCACCGCCcggttgtctaccagcctggttcggaaggttggtctctctgagaagctactcaggcgctactttggatcttataaggttgtaagacagttgtctaaagttacttatgaagttgaagatttcgacccccgacgaaagatcagagatacggttcaTGTACTTCGAATGTAGCCCTGCAAGGATCCTGCCACCCAGGGCAAATTCGAAGTTTCAGCGACAAGCAAGAagcagaaaggtgacgaagagcatagcggcaaaagaagttctaagaagattaccgccagggcgagcatcagtcatcgtgagtcggagtatgcaggagcGATGACTTGTTCCCAGACTAGGATgttaacaccgagacgctgttctcttaaggagggagcagtgTCGCAGAAGAAGTTAAGTAGCTCCGTGGTGTAGTAGTTATGATACTAAACGGTTGCATggcgggtcgtgagttcaaaactcagctggactgtacaattttaatttctatatttggttcgagtacattctagaagtatcaacaaatgtcaagaatcattgtactggaatattctgtagctgtgtatgtactgtatgtgttctggctggaggcagtttgctccactctcttgcatgtgcaagtgctgaataaaacttcgtgaagtgaagttagtgttcgtctttcatctaattacaccttcttctacgttacaatattagtgccacttaaagttcacCCAGAATGAGTACTTTCCAATGggtttcaattattctttcaaaattttccttttattttttgaagaacaaatttttaATAGGATTTCCAATACATGTCACACTTCTAGTCCCCCACCACTATTCAGTTCCAATCTGGGTTCCACTCCTTgaaaatacaatggttaacggaggtaagaaaaatactctcgcgcgtgtgtgggccgcaattttaattaataactaaagatttcttgctttaaagtgaactgactagccgaggaaattaatgtaaaaaatttattacattgttcaacttaaatatcatttttattaaggcccaccacgtaagtcggcaacaatcaaaaaataataataacaataataatatatatattaaattacgacggccgacggacgcgagattggcgcccaacgtggggcccgattaaagaaaatacgaaatttacgaaatctgactctattgtaatgaatgtaattatgtatgtggctaattgttgtaaaatattaatgcttgtatgaattcttttacatgtacaacaacaaaaccacaccctgaggagatctggagaggaaaaagtgtagaaaagaaaaaggattgcgagaaagaaaaataagtaaggtaaggcctattgtgcaagcatcctgtgtagctctgtgcggaatatcgaaaccatgtgcacatgagataccttcggtgttttgtgtatttatgtgtttatttttggaggggataattattcgttttgtttatttatatgtttatttttggaggggataattaatcgtgtgtgtatcagtgttaaagattcgtcagtggcttaaagtgtacttattatgggtaagataggacaagctaaagcatccgtaccagaagaacaaaattctgttaatatggaaagtgaggatcatttgcaatacgtaaacgaatcccaagccaccgcctcggataacataatttccggagcggggggcgaggatctgtggacggtgaatgacgctccacagcagaatgggaatagagtaacaactccactgcctgggcaggggagccaatcgagtgctagattaagcggggcaccagtatgctcaccgattgcagacccatttgcagaatttctgcgcaggttagaagaaagagatagggaaagagatcagaaactggctcagatgctctatgagcaagagcaacaaagagaacagaaagaaagggaaaaagaaagaatgtcagaacagagggaaaaacaaagagacgaaaaactggctcagatgctacgtgagcaagagcagcgcaatgaagcgaaactagataggatccaaagcgaacttgccaagatgcgggacgcttgcaaagaaatccccgatcttgtgcaaagcttagcaggcgaaatgcaaaaattacagatatcgcaggctaggcttgaagataatgtccagactctaaccaaccgcgtagataatgtggagatagatgcacggaaaagtattgacgcatatttggaagtgcaagctcaaaaagtagaaaaagaattaaatgaatgggtagaaataaaggatcgcgagatatctgcaaagattgaaagcgatgtaaaaacagctgtagaacaagcgactgcggctgcgggtgtaaatattgacgctagcgctgccgcactacatgccgaattagcaCAGATCAAGTCcggtgtgacagcggagttgccaaattggcaacaggaggtcgcgcggagactgtctgcgttggaaagcaatgtaaacagtggcagacagataatgaatccgactccgcgtactgattactgtaataacgctgacggtggGCAGGGTGccagtgcgcaaccgcaacctaatgcgaattatgagcacgaacaacatgcgataccgtgcggCGCACATCACGATGTAATGAATGTCACAGAAACTGGcagtcagatgtgcaaaaaagaggacaatgtaacaaaacacaggacattccaacctttcaatagcgataaacgaaatgtccaccctgttgtatttattaagagcttcaggaatgtgtttcccaggacatggacggaaagacaaagaatacagttcgtggtctcctttattcaaggtgacgcggcactgtgggccaccgacgtgtccgaaaaatgtctaacgatgcaacagtttgaaggtgcattcttgcaaaaattctggtccgatagcgtccaagaaagactacgaaaggagttgtacagtccagaaatgtacaatcctaagatgggaacgttacgcaaatatttcgaaaagtatataaacaaaaccaggtactgggacaagccaatgtccgatcgtgacataatcagattaataaaaatgaagttgcccagtgaaattaaaagatatttcatcaatgtgccggaatacgatatagaacaattcatggaaatagtggattctgttgacttattctacacagagtacgcgaaagaacttgccccccttctaacagccgtgtaccgcaagtctctagaggaacggagggttccaaatgattggaaaagagcacagatagtcccagtcttcaagaagggtcatcgagctgatgcgcaaaactatagacctatatctctgacgtcgatctcttgtagaattttagaacatgttttttgctcgcgtatcatgtcatttctggaaacccagaatctactatttaggaatcaacatggattccggaaacagcgatcgtgtgagacccaactcgctttatttgttcatgagacccagaaaatattagatacaggctcccaggtagatgctatttttcttgacttatggaaggcgtccgatacagttctgcactgtcgcctgataaacaaagtaagagcctacggaatatcagaccagctgtgtggctggattgaagagtttttagcaaacagaacacagcatgttgttatcaatggagagacgtctacagacgttaaagtaacctctggtgtgccac
It encodes:
- the LOC124552609 gene encoding E3 ubiquitin-protein ligase BRE1A-like gives rise to the protein MGKIGQAKASVPEEQNSVNMESEDHLQYVNESQATASDNIISGAGGEDLWTVNDAPQQNGNRVTTPLPGLEERDRERDQKLAQMLYEQEQQREQKEREKERMSEQREKQRDEKLAQMLREQEQRNEAKLDRIQSELAKMRDACKEIPDLVQSLAGEMQKLQISQARLEDNVQTLTNRVDNVEIDARKSIDAYLEVQAQKVEKELNEWVEIKDREISAKIESDVKTAVEQATAAAGVNIDASAAALHAELAQIKSGVTAELPNWQQEVARRLSALESNVNSGRQIMNPTPRTDYCNNADGGQGASAQPQPNANYEHEQHAIPCGAHHDWNHAGCNQQKADYNSSHSNGSNNGNRQEHRQQNRGTNNGNGYNGNGYNRQNRKRHHDGRMSNGYNGNGNLQWRNNRNQCRGRNEPTPQWQQNTAPQWDANPGPSQNMSGSYNRPPQNQSHTQYQNTPSGRQGGQPNSSNNNNQNHNVRPTVLDARPPVATRCQACGYAVAAGRQCTQEIKKCFLLKLL